From a region of the Tursiops truncatus isolate mTurTru1 chromosome 2, mTurTru1.mat.Y, whole genome shotgun sequence genome:
- the SEMA6D gene encoding semaphorin-6D isoform X2 — translation MRFFLLCAYMLLLMISQLRAVSFPEDDEPLNTVDYHYSRQYPVFRGRPSGNESQHRLDFQLMLKIRDTLYIAGRDQVYTVNLNEIPKTEVIPNKKLTWRSRQQDRENCAMKGKHKEECHNFIKVFVPRNDEMVFVCGTNAFNPMCRYYRLNTLEYDGEEISGLARCPFDARQTNVALFADGKLYSATVADFLASDAVIYRSMGDGSALRTIKYDSKWIKEPHFLHAIEYGNYVYFFFREIAVEHNNLGKAVYSRVARICKNDMGGSQRVLEKHWTSFLKARLNCSVPGDSFFYFDVLQSVTDIIQINGVPTVVGVFTTQLNSIPGSAVCAFSMDDIEKVFRGRFKEQKTPDSVWTAVPEDKVPKPRPGCCAKHGLAEAYKTSIDFPDETLSFIKSHPLMDSAVPPIADEPWFTKTRIRYRLTAIAVDHSAGPHQNYTVIFVGSEAGVVLKVLAKTSPFSLNDSVLLEEIEAYNHAKCNAENEEDRRVISLQLDKVHHALYVAFSSCVIRIPLSRCERYASCKKSCIASRDPYCGWLSPGACGQVTPGMLLLTEDFFAFHNHSAGGFEQDTEYGNTAHLGDCHEILPTSTTPDYKIFGGPTSDMEVSSSSVTTMASIPEITPKVIDTWRPKLTSSRKFVVQDDPNTSDFTDPLSGVRWEVQSGESNQMVHMNVLITCVFAAFVLGAFIAGVAVYCYRDMFVRRNRKIHKDAESAQSCTDSSGSFAKLNGLFDSPVKEYQQNIDSPKLYSNLLTSRKELPPSGDTKSMVMDQRGQPPELAALPTPESTPVLHQKTLQAMKSHSDKAHGHGASRKETPQFFPSSPPPHSPLSHGHIPSAIVLPNATHDYNTSFSNSNAHKAEKKLQNIDHPLAKSSSKRDHRRSVDSRNTLNDLLKHLNDPNSNPKAIMGDIQMAHQTLMLDPVGPMSEVPPKVPNREASLYSPPSTLPRNSPTKRVDVPTTPGVPMTSLERQRGYHKNSSQRHSISAMPKNLSSPNGVLLSRQPSMNRGGYMPTPAGAKVDYIQGTPVSVHLQPSLSRQSSYTSNGTLPRTGLKRTPSLKPDVPPKPSFVPQTTSVRPLNKYTY, via the exons ATGAGGTTCTTCCTGCTTTGTGCCTACATGCTGCTTCTGATGATTTCCCAGCTGAGAGCAGTCAGCTTTCCTGAAGACGATGAACCCCTTAATACTGTTGACTATCACT ATTCAAGGCAATATCCGGTTTTTAGAGGACGCCCTTCAGGCAATGAATCACAGCATAGGCTGGACTTTCAGCTGATGTTGAAAATTCGAGACACACTTTATATTGCTGGCAG GGATCAAGTTTATACGGTAAACTTAAATGAAATCCCCAAAACAGAAGTCATACCAAACAAG AAACTGACATGGCGGTCAAGACAACAGGATCGAGAAAACTGTGCCATGAAAGGCAAGCATAAA GAGGAATGCCACAACTTTATTAAAGTGTTTGTTCCAAGAAACGACGAGATGGTTTTTGTTTGTGGCACCAATGCTTTTAATCCCATGTGTAGATACTATAGG ttgAATACCTTAGAGTATGATGGGGAAGAAATTAGTGGCTTGGCAAGGTGCCCATTTGATGCCAGACAAACCAACGTTGCCCTTTTTGCCG ATGGGAAGCTGTATTCTGCCACAGTGGCTGACTTCCTGGCCAGCGATGCCGTTATTTACCGAAGCATGGGCGATGGATCTGCCCTTCGTACTATAAAATATGACTCCAAGTGGATCAAAG agccACACTTTCTTCATGCCATAGAATATGGAAACtatgtctatttcttcttccGAGAAATTGCTGTCGAACATAATAATTTAGGCAAG GCTGTATATTCCCGTGTGGCCCGCATATGTAAAAACGACATGGGTGGCTCCCAGCGGGTCCTGGAGAAACACTGGACTTCATTTCTGAAGGCTCGTCTTAACTGTTCTGTCCCCGGAGATTCCTTTTTCTACTTTGATGTTCTGCAGTCTGTCACAGACATAATACAAATCAATGGCGTCCCCACTGTGGTCGGGGTGTTTACCACACAGCTCAACAG CATTCCTGGTTCTGCTGTCTGTGCATTTAGCATGGATGACattgaaaaagtattcagaggacggtttaaagaacagaaaactcCAGATTCTGTTTGGACAGCAGTCCCTGAAGACAAAGTACCGAAGccaag GCCTGGCTGTTGTGCAAAGCATGGGCTTGCCGAAGCTTATAAAACCTCCATCGATTTCCCGGATGAAACCCTGTCGTTCATTAAATCCCACCCCCTGATGGACTCTGCCGTCCCACCCATTGCCGACGAGCCCTGGTTCACAAAGACTCGGATCAG GTACAGACTGACGGCCATCGCCGTTGACCATTCTGCGGGACCCCACCAGAACTACACAGTCATCTTCGTTGGCTCGGAAGCTGGCGTGGTACTTAAAGTTTTGGCAAAAACCAGTCCTTTCTCTTTGAATGACAGCGTGTTACTGGAAGAGATTGAAGCGTACAACCATGCAAA GTGCAATGCTGAGAATGAGGAGGACAGAAGGGTCATCTCACTCCAGTTGGATAAAGTTCATCATGCTTTATACGTGGCGTTCTCTAGCTGTGTTATCCGCATCCCCCTCAGTCGCTGTGAGCGTTACGCATCATGTAAAAA GTCTTGTATTGCATCTCGAGACCCGTACTGTGGCTGGTTAAGCCCAGGGGCCTGTGGTCAAGTGACCCCAGGGATGCT GCTGTTAACTGAAGACTTCTTTGCTTTCCATAACCACAGCGCTGGAGGATTTGAACAGGACACGGAATATGGCAACACAGCCCATCTAGGGGACTGCCATG aaatTTTGCCTACTTCAACTACACCAGATTACAAAATATTTGGCGGTCCAACATCTG ACATGGAGGTATCTTCATCTTCTGTTACCACAATGGCAAGTATCCCAGAAATTACACCTAAAGTGATTGATACCTGGAGACCTAAACTGACCAGCTCCCGGAAATTTGTAGTTCAAGATGACCCAAACACTTCTGATTTTACTGATCCTTTATCAG GTGTACGATGGGAAGTCCAATCTGGAGAGTCCAACCAGATGGTCCACATGAATGTCCTCATCACCTGTGTCTTTGCGGCTTTTGTCTTGGGTGCATTCATTGCAGGTGTGGCAGTATACTGCTATCGTGACATGTTTGTTCGGAGAAACAGAAAGATCCATAAAGATGCAGAATCTGCCCAGTCGTGCACGGACTCCAGTGGAAGTTTTGCCAAGCTGAATGGTCTCTTTGACAGCCCAGTCAAGGAATATCAACAGAATATAGATTCTCCCAAATTGTATAGTAACCTGCTGACCAGTCGGAAAGAGCTGCCACCCAGTGGAGATACGAAATCCATGGTCATGGACCAGCGAGGCCAACCTCCCGAGCTGGCTGCTCTCCCGACACCTGAGTCTACACCTGTGCTTCACCAGAAGACCCTGCAGGCCATGAAGAGCCACTCAGACAAGGCCCACGGCCATGGGGCTTCAAGGAAGGAAACCCCCCAGTTTTTTCCTTCTAGTCCCCCACCGCATTCCCCACTAAGTCATGGACATATCCCCAGTGCCATTGTCCTTCCTAATGCTACCCATGACTACAACACATCTTTCTCAAACTCCAACGCTCACAAAGCTGAAAAGAAACTTCAAAACATTGACCACCCTCTTGCAAAGTCATCCAGTAAAAGGGATCACCGGCGGTCTGTGgattccagaaacaccctcaacGATCTCCTGAAGCATCTAAATGACCCAAATAGTAACCCCAAAGCCATCATGGGAGACATCCAAATGGCCCACCAGACCCTAATGCTGGATCCCGTGGGACCTATGTCTGAGGTCCCGCCCAAGGTCCCTAACCGCGAGGCCTCACTCTACTCTCCTCCCTCGACTCTCCCCAGAAATAGCCCAACCAAGCGAGTGGACGTCCCCACCACTCCTGGCGTCCCAATGACTTCTCTGGAAAGACAAAGGGGTTATCATAAAAATTCCTCCCAGAGGCACTCTATATCTGCTATGCCTAAAAACTTAAGTTCACCAAATGGTGTTTTGTTATCTAGACAGCCTAGTATGAACCGTGGAGGCTACATGCCCACCCCCGCAGGGGCGAAGGTGGACTATATTCAGGGAACACCGGTGAGTGTTCATCTGCAGCCTTCCCTCTCCAGACAGAGCAGCTACACCAGTAATGGCACCCTTCCCAGGACGGGACTAAAGAGGACACCGTCATTAAAACCTGATGTACCACCAAAGCCTTCATTTGTTCCCCAAACCACATCTGTCAGACCACTGAACAAATATACTTACTAG
- the SEMA6D gene encoding semaphorin-6D isoform X1, whose translation MRFFLLCAYMLLLMISQLRAVSFPEDDEPLNTVDYHYSRQYPVFRGRPSGNESQHRLDFQLMLKIRDTLYIAGRDQVYTVNLNEIPKTEVIPNKKLTWRSRQQDRENCAMKGKHKEECHNFIKVFVPRNDEMVFVCGTNAFNPMCRYYRLNTLEYDGEEISGLARCPFDARQTNVALFADGKLYSATVADFLASDAVIYRSMGDGSALRTIKYDSKWIKEPHFLHAIEYGNYVYFFFREIAVEHNNLGKAVYSRVARICKNDMGGSQRVLEKHWTSFLKARLNCSVPGDSFFYFDVLQSVTDIIQINGVPTVVGVFTTQLNSIPGSAVCAFSMDDIEKVFRGRFKEQKTPDSVWTAVPEDKVPKPRPGCCAKHGLAEAYKTSIDFPDETLSFIKSHPLMDSAVPPIADEPWFTKTRIRYRLTAIAVDHSAGPHQNYTVIFVGSEAGVVLKVLAKTSPFSLNDSVLLEEIEAYNHAKCNAENEEDRRVISLQLDKVHHALYVAFSSCVIRIPLSRCERYASCKKSCIASRDPYCGWLSPGACGQVTPGMLLLTEDFFAFHNHSAGGFEQDTEYGNTAHLGDCHEILPTSTTPDYKIFGGPTSDMEVSSSSVTTMASIPEITPKVIDTWRPKLTSSRKFVVQDDPNTSDFTDPLSGIPKGVRWEVQSGESNQMVHMNVLITCVFAAFVLGAFIAGVAVYCYRDMFVRRNRKIHKDAESAQSCTDSSGSFAKLNGLFDSPVKEYQQNIDSPKLYSNLLTSRKELPPSGDTKSMVMDQRGQPPELAALPTPESTPVLHQKTLQAMKSHSDKAHGHGASRKETPQFFPSSPPPHSPLSHGHIPSAIVLPNATHDYNTSFSNSNAHKAEKKLQNIDHPLAKSSSKRDHRRSVDSRNTLNDLLKHLNDPNSNPKAIMGDIQMAHQTLMLDPVGPMSEVPPKVPNREASLYSPPSTLPRNSPTKRVDVPTTPGVPMTSLERQRGYHKNSSQRHSISAMPKNLSSPNGVLLSRQPSMNRGGYMPTPAGAKVDYIQGTPVSVHLQPSLSRQSSYTSNGTLPRTGLKRTPSLKPDVPPKPSFVPQTTSVRPLNKYTY comes from the exons ATGAGGTTCTTCCTGCTTTGTGCCTACATGCTGCTTCTGATGATTTCCCAGCTGAGAGCAGTCAGCTTTCCTGAAGACGATGAACCCCTTAATACTGTTGACTATCACT ATTCAAGGCAATATCCGGTTTTTAGAGGACGCCCTTCAGGCAATGAATCACAGCATAGGCTGGACTTTCAGCTGATGTTGAAAATTCGAGACACACTTTATATTGCTGGCAG GGATCAAGTTTATACGGTAAACTTAAATGAAATCCCCAAAACAGAAGTCATACCAAACAAG AAACTGACATGGCGGTCAAGACAACAGGATCGAGAAAACTGTGCCATGAAAGGCAAGCATAAA GAGGAATGCCACAACTTTATTAAAGTGTTTGTTCCAAGAAACGACGAGATGGTTTTTGTTTGTGGCACCAATGCTTTTAATCCCATGTGTAGATACTATAGG ttgAATACCTTAGAGTATGATGGGGAAGAAATTAGTGGCTTGGCAAGGTGCCCATTTGATGCCAGACAAACCAACGTTGCCCTTTTTGCCG ATGGGAAGCTGTATTCTGCCACAGTGGCTGACTTCCTGGCCAGCGATGCCGTTATTTACCGAAGCATGGGCGATGGATCTGCCCTTCGTACTATAAAATATGACTCCAAGTGGATCAAAG agccACACTTTCTTCATGCCATAGAATATGGAAACtatgtctatttcttcttccGAGAAATTGCTGTCGAACATAATAATTTAGGCAAG GCTGTATATTCCCGTGTGGCCCGCATATGTAAAAACGACATGGGTGGCTCCCAGCGGGTCCTGGAGAAACACTGGACTTCATTTCTGAAGGCTCGTCTTAACTGTTCTGTCCCCGGAGATTCCTTTTTCTACTTTGATGTTCTGCAGTCTGTCACAGACATAATACAAATCAATGGCGTCCCCACTGTGGTCGGGGTGTTTACCACACAGCTCAACAG CATTCCTGGTTCTGCTGTCTGTGCATTTAGCATGGATGACattgaaaaagtattcagaggacggtttaaagaacagaaaactcCAGATTCTGTTTGGACAGCAGTCCCTGAAGACAAAGTACCGAAGccaag GCCTGGCTGTTGTGCAAAGCATGGGCTTGCCGAAGCTTATAAAACCTCCATCGATTTCCCGGATGAAACCCTGTCGTTCATTAAATCCCACCCCCTGATGGACTCTGCCGTCCCACCCATTGCCGACGAGCCCTGGTTCACAAAGACTCGGATCAG GTACAGACTGACGGCCATCGCCGTTGACCATTCTGCGGGACCCCACCAGAACTACACAGTCATCTTCGTTGGCTCGGAAGCTGGCGTGGTACTTAAAGTTTTGGCAAAAACCAGTCCTTTCTCTTTGAATGACAGCGTGTTACTGGAAGAGATTGAAGCGTACAACCATGCAAA GTGCAATGCTGAGAATGAGGAGGACAGAAGGGTCATCTCACTCCAGTTGGATAAAGTTCATCATGCTTTATACGTGGCGTTCTCTAGCTGTGTTATCCGCATCCCCCTCAGTCGCTGTGAGCGTTACGCATCATGTAAAAA GTCTTGTATTGCATCTCGAGACCCGTACTGTGGCTGGTTAAGCCCAGGGGCCTGTGGTCAAGTGACCCCAGGGATGCT GCTGTTAACTGAAGACTTCTTTGCTTTCCATAACCACAGCGCTGGAGGATTTGAACAGGACACGGAATATGGCAACACAGCCCATCTAGGGGACTGCCATG aaatTTTGCCTACTTCAACTACACCAGATTACAAAATATTTGGCGGTCCAACATCTG ACATGGAGGTATCTTCATCTTCTGTTACCACAATGGCAAGTATCCCAGAAATTACACCTAAAGTGATTGATACCTGGAGACCTAAACTGACCAGCTCCCGGAAATTTGTAGTTCAAGATGACCCAAACACTTCTGATTTTACTGATCCTTTATCAGGTATCCCAAAGG GTGTACGATGGGAAGTCCAATCTGGAGAGTCCAACCAGATGGTCCACATGAATGTCCTCATCACCTGTGTCTTTGCGGCTTTTGTCTTGGGTGCATTCATTGCAGGTGTGGCAGTATACTGCTATCGTGACATGTTTGTTCGGAGAAACAGAAAGATCCATAAAGATGCAGAATCTGCCCAGTCGTGCACGGACTCCAGTGGAAGTTTTGCCAAGCTGAATGGTCTCTTTGACAGCCCAGTCAAGGAATATCAACAGAATATAGATTCTCCCAAATTGTATAGTAACCTGCTGACCAGTCGGAAAGAGCTGCCACCCAGTGGAGATACGAAATCCATGGTCATGGACCAGCGAGGCCAACCTCCCGAGCTGGCTGCTCTCCCGACACCTGAGTCTACACCTGTGCTTCACCAGAAGACCCTGCAGGCCATGAAGAGCCACTCAGACAAGGCCCACGGCCATGGGGCTTCAAGGAAGGAAACCCCCCAGTTTTTTCCTTCTAGTCCCCCACCGCATTCCCCACTAAGTCATGGACATATCCCCAGTGCCATTGTCCTTCCTAATGCTACCCATGACTACAACACATCTTTCTCAAACTCCAACGCTCACAAAGCTGAAAAGAAACTTCAAAACATTGACCACCCTCTTGCAAAGTCATCCAGTAAAAGGGATCACCGGCGGTCTGTGgattccagaaacaccctcaacGATCTCCTGAAGCATCTAAATGACCCAAATAGTAACCCCAAAGCCATCATGGGAGACATCCAAATGGCCCACCAGACCCTAATGCTGGATCCCGTGGGACCTATGTCTGAGGTCCCGCCCAAGGTCCCTAACCGCGAGGCCTCACTCTACTCTCCTCCCTCGACTCTCCCCAGAAATAGCCCAACCAAGCGAGTGGACGTCCCCACCACTCCTGGCGTCCCAATGACTTCTCTGGAAAGACAAAGGGGTTATCATAAAAATTCCTCCCAGAGGCACTCTATATCTGCTATGCCTAAAAACTTAAGTTCACCAAATGGTGTTTTGTTATCTAGACAGCCTAGTATGAACCGTGGAGGCTACATGCCCACCCCCGCAGGGGCGAAGGTGGACTATATTCAGGGAACACCGGTGAGTGTTCATCTGCAGCCTTCCCTCTCCAGACAGAGCAGCTACACCAGTAATGGCACCCTTCCCAGGACGGGACTAAAGAGGACACCGTCATTAAAACCTGATGTACCACCAAAGCCTTCATTTGTTCCCCAAACCACATCTGTCAGACCACTGAACAAATATACTTACTAG
- the SEMA6D gene encoding semaphorin-6D isoform X4: MRFFLLCAYMLLLMISQLRAVSFPEDDEPLNTVDYHYSRQYPVFRGRPSGNESQHRLDFQLMLKIRDTLYIAGRDQVYTVNLNEIPKTEVIPNKKLTWRSRQQDRENCAMKGKHKEECHNFIKVFVPRNDEMVFVCGTNAFNPMCRYYRLNTLEYDGEEISGLARCPFDARQTNVALFADGKLYSATVADFLASDAVIYRSMGDGSALRTIKYDSKWIKEPHFLHAIEYGNYVYFFFREIAVEHNNLGKAVYSRVARICKNDMGGSQRVLEKHWTSFLKARLNCSVPGDSFFYFDVLQSVTDIIQINGVPTVVGVFTTQLNSIPGSAVCAFSMDDIEKVFRGRFKEQKTPDSVWTAVPEDKVPKPRPGCCAKHGLAEAYKTSIDFPDETLSFIKSHPLMDSAVPPIADEPWFTKTRIRYRLTAIAVDHSAGPHQNYTVIFVGSEAGVVLKVLAKTSPFSLNDSVLLEEIEAYNHAKCNAENEEDRRVISLQLDKVHHALYVAFSSCVIRIPLSRCERYASCKKSCIASRDPYCGWLSPGACGQVTPGMLLLTEDFFAFHNHSAGGFEQDTEYGNTAHLGDCHDMEVSSSSVTTMASIPEITPKVIDTWRPKLTSSRKFVVQDDPNTSDFTDPLSGIPKGVRWEVQSGESNQMVHMNVLITCVFAAFVLGAFIAGVAVYCYRDMFVRRNRKIHKDAESAQSCTDSSGSFAKLNGLFDSPVKEYQQNIDSPKLYSNLLTSRKELPPSGDTKSMVMDQRGQPPELAALPTPESTPVLHQKTLQAMKSHSDKAHGHGASRKETPQFFPSSPPPHSPLSHGHIPSAIVLPNATHDYNTSFSNSNAHKAEKKLQNIDHPLAKSSSKRDHRRSVDSRNTLNDLLKHLNDPNSNPKAIMGDIQMAHQTLMLDPVGPMSEVPPKVPNREASLYSPPSTLPRNSPTKRVDVPTTPGVPMTSLERQRGYHKNSSQRHSISAMPKNLSSPNGVLLSRQPSMNRGGYMPTPAGAKVDYIQGTPVSVHLQPSLSRQSSYTSNGTLPRTGLKRTPSLKPDVPPKPSFVPQTTSVRPLNKYTY, from the exons ATGAGGTTCTTCCTGCTTTGTGCCTACATGCTGCTTCTGATGATTTCCCAGCTGAGAGCAGTCAGCTTTCCTGAAGACGATGAACCCCTTAATACTGTTGACTATCACT ATTCAAGGCAATATCCGGTTTTTAGAGGACGCCCTTCAGGCAATGAATCACAGCATAGGCTGGACTTTCAGCTGATGTTGAAAATTCGAGACACACTTTATATTGCTGGCAG GGATCAAGTTTATACGGTAAACTTAAATGAAATCCCCAAAACAGAAGTCATACCAAACAAG AAACTGACATGGCGGTCAAGACAACAGGATCGAGAAAACTGTGCCATGAAAGGCAAGCATAAA GAGGAATGCCACAACTTTATTAAAGTGTTTGTTCCAAGAAACGACGAGATGGTTTTTGTTTGTGGCACCAATGCTTTTAATCCCATGTGTAGATACTATAGG ttgAATACCTTAGAGTATGATGGGGAAGAAATTAGTGGCTTGGCAAGGTGCCCATTTGATGCCAGACAAACCAACGTTGCCCTTTTTGCCG ATGGGAAGCTGTATTCTGCCACAGTGGCTGACTTCCTGGCCAGCGATGCCGTTATTTACCGAAGCATGGGCGATGGATCTGCCCTTCGTACTATAAAATATGACTCCAAGTGGATCAAAG agccACACTTTCTTCATGCCATAGAATATGGAAACtatgtctatttcttcttccGAGAAATTGCTGTCGAACATAATAATTTAGGCAAG GCTGTATATTCCCGTGTGGCCCGCATATGTAAAAACGACATGGGTGGCTCCCAGCGGGTCCTGGAGAAACACTGGACTTCATTTCTGAAGGCTCGTCTTAACTGTTCTGTCCCCGGAGATTCCTTTTTCTACTTTGATGTTCTGCAGTCTGTCACAGACATAATACAAATCAATGGCGTCCCCACTGTGGTCGGGGTGTTTACCACACAGCTCAACAG CATTCCTGGTTCTGCTGTCTGTGCATTTAGCATGGATGACattgaaaaagtattcagaggacggtttaaagaacagaaaactcCAGATTCTGTTTGGACAGCAGTCCCTGAAGACAAAGTACCGAAGccaag GCCTGGCTGTTGTGCAAAGCATGGGCTTGCCGAAGCTTATAAAACCTCCATCGATTTCCCGGATGAAACCCTGTCGTTCATTAAATCCCACCCCCTGATGGACTCTGCCGTCCCACCCATTGCCGACGAGCCCTGGTTCACAAAGACTCGGATCAG GTACAGACTGACGGCCATCGCCGTTGACCATTCTGCGGGACCCCACCAGAACTACACAGTCATCTTCGTTGGCTCGGAAGCTGGCGTGGTACTTAAAGTTTTGGCAAAAACCAGTCCTTTCTCTTTGAATGACAGCGTGTTACTGGAAGAGATTGAAGCGTACAACCATGCAAA GTGCAATGCTGAGAATGAGGAGGACAGAAGGGTCATCTCACTCCAGTTGGATAAAGTTCATCATGCTTTATACGTGGCGTTCTCTAGCTGTGTTATCCGCATCCCCCTCAGTCGCTGTGAGCGTTACGCATCATGTAAAAA GTCTTGTATTGCATCTCGAGACCCGTACTGTGGCTGGTTAAGCCCAGGGGCCTGTGGTCAAGTGACCCCAGGGATGCT GCTGTTAACTGAAGACTTCTTTGCTTTCCATAACCACAGCGCTGGAGGATTTGAACAGGACACGGAATATGGCAACACAGCCCATCTAGGGGACTGCCATG ACATGGAGGTATCTTCATCTTCTGTTACCACAATGGCAAGTATCCCAGAAATTACACCTAAAGTGATTGATACCTGGAGACCTAAACTGACCAGCTCCCGGAAATTTGTAGTTCAAGATGACCCAAACACTTCTGATTTTACTGATCCTTTATCAGGTATCCCAAAGG GTGTACGATGGGAAGTCCAATCTGGAGAGTCCAACCAGATGGTCCACATGAATGTCCTCATCACCTGTGTCTTTGCGGCTTTTGTCTTGGGTGCATTCATTGCAGGTGTGGCAGTATACTGCTATCGTGACATGTTTGTTCGGAGAAACAGAAAGATCCATAAAGATGCAGAATCTGCCCAGTCGTGCACGGACTCCAGTGGAAGTTTTGCCAAGCTGAATGGTCTCTTTGACAGCCCAGTCAAGGAATATCAACAGAATATAGATTCTCCCAAATTGTATAGTAACCTGCTGACCAGTCGGAAAGAGCTGCCACCCAGTGGAGATACGAAATCCATGGTCATGGACCAGCGAGGCCAACCTCCCGAGCTGGCTGCTCTCCCGACACCTGAGTCTACACCTGTGCTTCACCAGAAGACCCTGCAGGCCATGAAGAGCCACTCAGACAAGGCCCACGGCCATGGGGCTTCAAGGAAGGAAACCCCCCAGTTTTTTCCTTCTAGTCCCCCACCGCATTCCCCACTAAGTCATGGACATATCCCCAGTGCCATTGTCCTTCCTAATGCTACCCATGACTACAACACATCTTTCTCAAACTCCAACGCTCACAAAGCTGAAAAGAAACTTCAAAACATTGACCACCCTCTTGCAAAGTCATCCAGTAAAAGGGATCACCGGCGGTCTGTGgattccagaaacaccctcaacGATCTCCTGAAGCATCTAAATGACCCAAATAGTAACCCCAAAGCCATCATGGGAGACATCCAAATGGCCCACCAGACCCTAATGCTGGATCCCGTGGGACCTATGTCTGAGGTCCCGCCCAAGGTCCCTAACCGCGAGGCCTCACTCTACTCTCCTCCCTCGACTCTCCCCAGAAATAGCCCAACCAAGCGAGTGGACGTCCCCACCACTCCTGGCGTCCCAATGACTTCTCTGGAAAGACAAAGGGGTTATCATAAAAATTCCTCCCAGAGGCACTCTATATCTGCTATGCCTAAAAACTTAAGTTCACCAAATGGTGTTTTGTTATCTAGACAGCCTAGTATGAACCGTGGAGGCTACATGCCCACCCCCGCAGGGGCGAAGGTGGACTATATTCAGGGAACACCGGTGAGTGTTCATCTGCAGCCTTCCCTCTCCAGACAGAGCAGCTACACCAGTAATGGCACCCTTCCCAGGACGGGACTAAAGAGGACACCGTCATTAAAACCTGATGTACCACCAAAGCCTTCATTTGTTCCCCAAACCACATCTGTCAGACCACTGAACAAATATACTTACTAG